Proteins from a single region of Gossypium arboreum isolate Shixiya-1 chromosome 1, ASM2569848v2, whole genome shotgun sequence:
- the LOC108483296 gene encoding uncharacterized protein LOC108483296, whose product MGVAVIGGGIKGLVSAYVLVKAGVDVVVYEKEEQLGGHAKTVKFDAVDLDLGFLFLNPARYATLLDMFDSLDVDVETSDVSFSISHDKGNNGYEWCSQYGFSNYFAQKKKLLNPFNWQNLREIIKFSNDVESYLGSLENNPDIDRTETLGQFIKSKGYSENFQNTYLAPICGSMWSSSKEDVMSFSAFSILSFCRTHHLYQQFGQPQWLTIKGHSHFVKRVSEVLETKGCQFKLGCEVQSVLPADNGTTMVCGDGFQETYNGCIMAVDAPTALKLLGNQATFEETRVLGAFQYATSDIFLHRDSTLMPQNKSAWSALNFLNSSKNNAFLTYWLNALQYIGKTSEPFFVTVNPDHTPKNTLLKWSTGHAIPSVAASKASLELGQIQGKRGIWFCGYDFNQDELKAGMDAAHGILGKHSSVLHSPKNMSPSFMETTARLFVTKFFQQYISMGCVTFLEEGGRIFTFKGNMEKCPLKTVLKVHNPQFYWRIMKEADIGLADAYIHGDFSFLDETEGLLNLFRILVANKENSAASGSNKRRTWWSPALLTASISSAKYFVKHLLRQNTITQARRNISRHYDLSNELFTLYLGKMMQYSSGVFRTGEEHLDVAQRRKISSLIEKARIEKWHEVLDIGCGWGSLAIETVKRTGCKYTGITLSEQQLKYAQEKVKEAGLQDNIKILLCDYRQLPKEHQFDRIISVEMVEHVGEEYIEEFYRCCDQLLKEDGLFVLQFISIPEELSKEIQQTAGFLKEYIFPGGTLLSLDRNLSAMAAATRFSVEHVENIGMSYYHTLRWWRKLFLENTSKVLALGFDKKFMRTWEYYFDYCAAGFKTGTLIDYQVVFSRAGNFGTLGDPYKGFPSAYSFMDD is encoded by the exons ATGGGAGTGGCGGTGATCGGAGGTGGGATAAAAGGGTTGGTTTCGGCCTACGTACTGGTCAAAGCCGGCGTGGACGTGGTGGTTTACGAGAAAGAAGAGCAATTAGGCGGCCATGCAAAGACTGTTAAGTTCGATGCCGTTGATTTAGACCTTGGCTTCTTGTTTCTCAATCCA GCAAGATATGCAACACTGTTGGATATGTTCGACAGCCTTGATGTTGATGTAGAAACATCCGATGTTTCATTCTCTATAAGCCATGACAAAGGCAACAATGGCTATGAATGGTGCAGTCAATATGGATTTTCCAATTACTTTGCTCAAAAGAAGAAACTGTTGAACCCTTTCAATTGGCAAAACCTCAGAGAGATCATCAAATTCAGCAACGATGTCGAAAG TTACCTTGGATCACTTGAGAACAACCCAGACATTGATCGTACTGAGACCTTGGGACAGTTTATAAAATCAAAGGGCTactctgaaaattttcaaaacactTACCTG GCTCCAATATGTGGTTCAATGTGGTCAAGCTCCAAGGAAGATGTTATGAGCTTTTCAGCTTTTTCCATCCTTTCATTTTGCCGTACTCATCATTTGTACCAG CAATTTGGGCAGCCACAGTGGTTGACTATCAAAGGGCACTCACATTTTGTTAAAAGG GTTAGTGAAGTGCTGGAGACTAAAGGTTGTCAATTTAAACTTGGTTGTGAAGTACAATCTGTTTTGCCTGCTGATAATG GTACCACCATGGTCTGTGGAGATGGTTTTCAAGAAACTTACAATGGATGCATAATGGCTGTTGATGCTCCCACTGCCCTAAAATTATTAGGAAATCAAGCAACATTTGAAGAAACAAGAGTACTGGGTGCTTTCCAATATGCTACCAG TGATATTTTCCTTCACCGGGATAGTACTTTAATGCCACAAAACAAATCAGCTTGGAGTGCATTGAATTTTCTCAATAGTAGCAAAAATAATGCATTCTTAACATACTGGCTCAATGCATTACAG TATATTGGGAAAACAAGTGAGCCATTTTTTGTGACTGTCAATCCAGACCATACCCCGAAGAATACCTTGCTTAAGTGGTCGACTGGCCATGCAATTCCCTCTGTTGCTGCATCAAAAGCTTCACTTGAGCTTGGTCAGATTCAGGGGAAGAGAGGAATCTGGTTCTGTG GCTATGACTTCAATCAGGATGAACTAAAG GCTGGTATGGATGCTGCACATGGTATCTTGGGAAAGCATTCTTCTGTTCTGCACAGTCCAAAGAATATGTCACCCTCTTTCATGGAAACAACGGCACGCCTCTTTGTTACTAAATTCTTTCAACAATATATATCTATGGGCTGCGTAAC TTTCTTAGAGGAAGGAGGCAGAATTTTCACTTTCAAAGGAAACATGGAAAAGTGTCCTCTTAAAACAGTTCTGAAAGTGCATAATCCTCAGTTTTACTGGAGG ATCATGAAAGAAGCTGATATAGGCCTTGCAGATGCATATATCCATGGagatttttcttttcttgatgAAACTGAAGGCCTTCTTAATCTTTTCCGG ATTCTTGTTGCCAATAAAGAGAACTCAGCTGCCTCAGGATCGAATAAAAGAAG GACTTGGTGGTCACCTGCTCTGTTAACAGCTAGTATATCATCTGCAAAGTATTTTGTGAAGCATCTCTTAAGACAAAATACTATTACACAAGCTCGTAGGAACATTTCTCGTCATTATGATCTG AGTAATGAACTTTTCACTCTATACTTGGGTAAAATGATGCAATACTCTTCTGGAGTCTTTAGG ACGGGAGAAGAACATTTGGACGTTGCACAGCGTAGAAAAATCAGTTCTCTAATTGAGAAA GCAAGGATAGAGAAATGGCACGAAGTTCTCGACATTGGGTGCGGTTGGGGAAGCTTAGCTATTGAAACTGTGAAAAGAACAGGATGCAAATATACTGGCATCACTCTATCAGAACAGCAACTGAAATATGCTCAAGAAAAAGTGAAGGAAGCTGGACTCCAG GATAACATCAAAATACTTCTCTGTGACTATCGTCAGTTACCTAAGGAACACCAATTTGACAGAATCATATCTGT AGAGATGGTAGAACATGTTGGTGAAGAATATATTGAGGAGTTTTACAGATGCTGTGACCAATTACTGAAAGAAGATGGACTTTTTGTTCTTCAG TTCATATCTATCCCAGAAGAGCTTTCCAAAGAAATCCAGCAAACAGCAGGTTTTCTAAAGGAATATATATTCCCCGGTGGAACCCTGCTTTCTTTGGATAGGAATTTATCAGCCATGGCTGCTGCAACAAGATTCAG TGTGGAGCATGTGGAAAATATAGGAATGAGCTATTACCACACACTGAGATGGTGGAGAAAACTTTTCCTGGAAAACACAAG CAAAGTTCTAGCTCTGGGATTCGACAAGAAGTTCATGAGGACATGGGAATACTATTTCGATTATTGCGCTGCCGGTTTTAAGACAGGAACCCTTATAGATTACCAG GTTGTGTTTTCGCGGGCCGGAAATTTCGGTACACTCGGAGATCCATACAAAGGTTTCCCTTCTGCATACTCCTTCATGGATGATTGA
- the LOC108482653 gene encoding protein PROTON GRADIENT REGULATION 5, chloroplastic-like isoform X1 yields MVVSISATGFKSGLGTSFYGSWGPCSSDSDWLVNSVPSQVRVGKPVRSKPMMKNVNEGKGLFAPLVVLTRQIIGKKRFNQLRGKAIALHSQVITEFCKSIGADAKQRQGLIRLAKKNGERLGFLA; encoded by the exons ATGGTCGTTTCGATTTCGGCAACCGGGTTTAAATCAGGTTTAGGAACTTCCTTCTACGGAAGTTGGGGTCCTTGTTCTTCAGATTCTGACTGGTTGGTTAACTCAGTTCCGAGCCAGGTTCGAGTTGGGAAACCTGTTAGATCAAAGCCTATGATGAAGAATGTTAATGAAGGGAAAGGATTGTTCGCTCCGCTTGTGGTTCTTACTCGTCAAATCATTGGCAAGAAAAGGTTTAATCAGCTCAGAGGAAAAGCCATTGCCTTGCACTCTCAG GTAATTACTGAATTTTGCAAATCAATAGGGGCTGATGCTAAGCAAAGGCAAGGGTTGATTCGTTTAGCCAAGAAGAATGGGGAAAGGCTTGGATTCCTTGCATGA
- the LOC108482653 gene encoding protein PROTON GRADIENT REGULATION 5, chloroplastic-like isoform X2, translating to MVVSISATGFKSGLGTSFYGSWGPCSSDSDWLVNSVPSQVRVGKPVRSKPMMKNVNEGKGLFAPLVVLTRQIIGKKRFNQLRGKAIALHSQGLMLSKGKG from the exons ATGGTCGTTTCGATTTCGGCAACCGGGTTTAAATCAGGTTTAGGAACTTCCTTCTACGGAAGTTGGGGTCCTTGTTCTTCAGATTCTGACTGGTTGGTTAACTCAGTTCCGAGCCAGGTTCGAGTTGGGAAACCTGTTAGATCAAAGCCTATGATGAAGAATGTTAATGAAGGGAAAGGATTGTTCGCTCCGCTTGTGGTTCTTACTCGTCAAATCATTGGCAAGAAAAGGTTTAATCAGCTCAGAGGAAAAGCCATTGCCTTGCACTCTCAG GGGCTGATGCTAAGCAAAGGCAAGGGTTGA
- the LOC108483297 gene encoding uncharacterized protein LOC108483297, with protein sequence MASLETHLLASLFFTPIGIRRFLCSSSHFLKNPSLFKSKPWYFSNPKWKNLDLYILAVALPLASFAEIFIFSSLSGHSTYHFSFFQQFSSLSLFWILIIFLVLYDSLDHLLFNESFIFLYACIAFLVEYYFIGVGITGLGTIVYNLLAQLTLLCAGCCLVLSVKKTAFFAEFLLCFGLVFKGTWLLQTGLCLYTDAFVFKGCKKMEVLPRSPNADVHCELEDDIMRGVALVNLLFAVHGILIMIISFVGFGILSSFKNLRCEDTSGPLLAQLESTDNLLMRPVHELEME encoded by the coding sequence ATGGCTTCTTTAGAAACCCATTTGTTAGCAAGTCTCTTCTTTACCCCAATTGGCATCCGACGTTTCCTTTGTTCATCATCCCATTTCTTAAAAAACCCATCTTTATTCAAATCAAAACCATGGTATTTCTCCAATCCCAAATGGAAAAACTTAGATCTTTACATCCTCGCCGTTGCTCTTCCCCTTGCTTCTTTTGCCGAAATCTTCATTTTTTCATCACTTTCAGGCCATTCCACGTATCATTTCTCCTTCTTCCAGCAATTTTCAAGCCTTTCTCTGTTTTGGATACTCATTATTTTCCTTGTTCTTTATGATTCCCTTGATCATCTCCTTTTTAATGAAAGTTTCATCTTTCTTTACGCTTGTATAGCTTTTCTTGTTGAGTATTATTTCATTGGTGTTGGTATAACTGGTCTTGGTACTATCGTTTATAACTTgcttgctcaattaaccctccTTTGTGCCGGTTGTTGTTTGGTTTTGTCTGTTAAAAAAACTGCTTTTTTTGCTGAGTTTTTGTTGTGTTTTGGATTGGTTTTTAAAGGGACTTGGTTATTACAAACGGGGTTATGTTTATACACTGATGCTTTTGTTTTCAAAGGGTGTAAGAAAATGGAAGTTTTGCCTCGTAGTCCTAATGCTGATGTCCATTGTGAGCTTGAAGATGATATTATGAGAGGTGTGGCTTTGGTGAATCTTTTGTTTGCTGTTCATGggattttgattatgattatCAGTTTTGTTGGGTTTGGGATTTTGTCAAGCTTTAAGAATTTGAGGTGTGAAGACACAAGTGGTCCATTGTTGGCTCAGCTTGAATCTACAGATAATTTATTGATGCGCCCTGTTCATGAACTTGAGATGGAGTGA